AAGTCCATGAAAGACTTTGTAGATGTTTATAAGGATCATAAAATCTATCTGTAGAATAACTGGAGGCCACAGTAGACAGGTTTGAAGAGGTCTGATCTGAGCTCTTCGCTCCAATTAAAAACTCTCGAAGCGGCATGTTTTATAAACATACTCTGAAGTGACATAAGGTCAAATCAGTATTGGTAGAATATAGTGCTGACCACACCTCTGCGATTTATGTTAGTGTTACATAAAAGTCTAACGTGCAAGACTCAAACTGAAGTAAATGCACagcagtgattttaaatgtatttatacctTTTAGAAAGTATATCTCGGTTTATCACCTAGTGTTGATCAAGGCCTCTGAAGACAAATGATACCTGCATGTTTCTAATATCTGCTACACGTGAATCACAAGGTATAGTAAGAGTCAATTTGAATGCTTTTTCTGAACATCCTCCTTACGTGTAATAGGGAGAGAATTCGTCTGGTAAATCCATAGCCACGGCCATGAAGACTCGCGGCATCCGTGAATTAGGGACAACGCCCCTGTCTGCCGTCTGGTGCCAGCGGATGTTTGGGATGGAATCACTTACGGAGGTCTTTACGGCAGTGGACAGCTGCACACAGGAAGAAATCATGGATCAATTCTGTAATCATGCAAAGGCTATTTATGTCTACATGGGGatagtgtaaaaacaaagtcaatttagattaaaaattTCAACCACGGTAGGTTTTTCATAGACTTTATATCAAGGTGGCCAACATGACAGCGCCCCAAAAACTTTGGCTCAAACTGAACCCATATCAgtgatatattttgtttttgtataatcatCTGTACTTGTTTCTATTGATGCAATACACAGAGTAAGATACCTGGACAAACCCAAAGGGGAAATCAGCAGCTGTCTGGCCCCCTGAGCCCTGGTGAAACGCCATCCTCCAGTCATCAATCATAGCAGGGAAGGAACAGTTGTACTCGTCCTGGTTGTGCCCTGTATTTGACTCACCTGAAAACATTCCAGATATATGTGGTGTATTTGGCTAAAATGAACATACATGTTATACCTGTGCAGGAAGTCCTACTCTACCTTGGTACCAGATGGCTCCTTTGATGGTCATGTTGAGCAGTGGGTGGATCATTGAGTTCCACAAGACAGAATCTGTCATACTGGGACTGTGAGAATGTGACATGTAGAAACAGGCAAAATTACAATCTGTGCAAGGTAGCGTTTCTCTCTGAATACGCACAAGAACACACAGTTTCCAGGGAACAGAATTACTGGGGTGACTGTGGCTTAGGACAGCGAGtgggtcgtcctctaaccagaaggctTTCACCCATTCTGCATGCCATTCCAGGAAATTGTCCTTAGGCATGATACTGAACCGTGTAAGAGtaaagtgtgacagagaaagtgctgcacatagatgcactgtatgaatgtgtgtgagaatgggtgaatggtgctttgagtggtcatcaatacTACAAAAGCACTATGTAAATACAGTTACTATGCATTTCAAAGGGAAGATAAGCTGAACTGTGTTGTCTTTACATCCTTACATGATGGCATCTGTGCTTTGGGTCAATCCACACTGCTGCAGTGCTCGTGCAGATGACCACATTTCAATATGCGTGCCTGACCAACAGGACTCCACCAGTCCTATGGGGTACTTCAGAATGTCATGCATGTAATGTCCGAAGAGCCAGCACAGCGCAGAGAAGTCAGCCACAATGTCTGAAAGTACACTTTCATCAATCAACCAGTAGAATGCCCGTCGTGGTACACATAAACAAATAGCATCATGGTCAGGTGGTCATGATCACATTTCTAGGTATTTGAGTGAGTAATACGTCTATGCTGTCCTAATGTGGTAACCATAAAAAATGAGTAGCTCAGATTTGAGTTGCTGTGTAatagagcctgactgatttaGTGGTCAGCCGATACCAAAACTTTCAccttgcaaaataaaaaaaaaatgcagaaaaacacataGACTGTTGGAAATCGTGTCAGCAGATCCTCTCAGTTCTCGCTGGGCAGTACAGGAGGGACTGAGCTGCACAGTGTTGCAGATTCTCAGCAGTGTCTTCACAGCGAATAGTGAAATGCTTAATGAACGGTAATAATAAACAGCGTCAGGCAGTGTCATTTCTcctttaaacacaacattatcCCTCTCCCCTACAACCGCCATGtgcttattttatttgacagcCGTAGTCCAGTCAGTATTTCATGTATGATgtgttatcattattttttaaaggtttataaTGATCAATTTCAATGTTTACGAAGATGATCATGATGCaaaacagatttctttttacattttacatagaAATAATGTGCTTATTTTCTTACTCATACTGTAATtggttttatgtgttttcatttatttgtatttatattatcaATAAAAAATGTCTATGGTTAAATCAATATAAACACTTGTTTACTACCTTATATCGTTATCTGCGTTGAACCTTTAGATTCACGTCTTTAAACAATGACCTATGAATGAATAGATGCATAAATCCTTGTCTCACCAGCTGTAGGCACAGTCCAGGGAAGTTTCACGTATTTCACATCCTTCAGCTCAGTTAGACTCTTACTGAAGGCCACCTTAAAAGGTCGCACTTGAGAATAGTTTGGTGCGAGGGCCAGCTCATCTGACGCATTGAAAATCTTTTGGACAACGAAAAAATGTGAACACATCAATATCACACAGAacattctttcttttatttactgtgttgGACTAAACAAGAAGTATTAAAATACTAATCCACTATGTTTGGTGTGCAGTACAGTGTTCATCCATCTCAGCCTACCTTATATGTTTCAAAGAACATGTTGCTCTGCCCTCCACACAGCCAAACATCTCCAAACAGCACATCTGTGAGAGTGGCCTCGCTGCCCTCTGTGGCTGCCGTCACATTGTAGGGACCGCCAGCGTCGACAGGGTTCATGGTGACTTGCCAGACGCCTGTATATTACGTCACATATGTTGCActtattcaaacaaaaaaaggtggCTGGACTCTGCCAGCGGGTACCTGCTGCAGCACGTACCCACTGGCAGAGTTTGACTGAAGAACAATAAACACGGGAAAACTTTTCAAAAGTAAGTGGTTACATTATTAGTTGATGATATTATACAGTTAACTTCAACCATCTAGTAAgacatatatttatgttgcaCTGACATAACAGAAGTAATTAAGACGGCCTTGTTTTTGTCTTAGGGGCTGGACTGAGGAGGTTGTATCTTTGATAACATTTGACCTCTGCTGCCCTCACTACCCTGCAGGTGTCGGGGTTCATATCCCATCTGGCAGCAGCTGGCTGTATTTACCTTCTATCACAGGGACCGGTGAGGTTTTCTGAattactggtcctgacaaggagACGGTGACAATACCACCATCAGGGCCGTACCCCCACAGAACAGCTCTCTCTGGAGACTTCTGCAGCACCATGTGGTCTCCATAGTAGGAGGCGAAGCGCAGGCactcatctacacacacacacagactgttgTGACCCACTTGTATGCAAACAGTTACATTACAGTGTATGAAGATGCAAACCTGTGAAGCACAAAGGACAATAGAATatagttaaaaaagaaaataagccTCTGTTCCATTACAGTTCAGAGCAGTTCAATTCTCACATGTGATTCATCACAGTCTACTCACCACAGCTGTCGACAGAGGCCGAAGGTGTCAAGACAACACACAGCGTTAGAACCACACTGAGAAGGCAGGTCATGATAATTACCAGCTGAGGGGCTCCGTCAGTCAAACTGATCAACTGACTAGTTGCCAGAGATGTTATTCACTCCTGTTACGCCCCCATCAGCTGAGCAccaaccttcaaaataaaagcacaagaaATCAAATGTGTCagaattaaaggtacagtgtgtagaattttgtgatatctagtgttgaaattgcattttgcagcttaacacccctcacctcaccctctccttccaaaaaagaaacagtgggagcctttaattgtcataaaaactcaaaaggtgtttcatttatccagtctggactaatgtaataAACATGGTGGcatctgtagagaggaccccctcgatgtaaatataaagtatatgaatataaagggccttttctggagtaacgaaaactacaattcatacaatttaaatgaaacgaactagtgaaaacatgagaattattacataaaatttctgccaatagttccctttcacctaaatcttacacactggacctttaagcctcTTGAAATCTGCAGAGATATAATGTCTTCATAATATGTATCCCTACAATCTTGCACTTCTTATCGTCTATACATCTATATACAGATAGATAAGAATGCATGCCTCCAGCAAGTAACGGTCCCCATGTCTCCTCAACAtgcatgatttatttaaattattctctgacaaatcaacaaatgaaaagaaaactcacACTCAGTATCTTGCACcattaaagaaagtaaaaaaaaacaaaacatgtcttGTAGTGTGACACCTCATCTCTGGTTTGTTATGTTCATCCATAACTAGTCGGTGGAGCTCAGCTCAGTGACGGTGTGCACATACTGCTGGTCTGAGTGCATGTGCTGTCAGTGTTTGCTACTAGAAACCTGATCACTTCTCAGTTGTGCTATGTTGTCAGTTTTATCCTCAATCAAATGGAAGGGAACACCaacagtaaagaaaataaatgataagaAAATAGGGATGTCAGTTTTAAGGCCTGGTCACACATCCACGAATCTTTCACTTCCAATCTTTGTAAgaggtgaataaaacatttgtcttcTGCTGGTCGCAGCATGTCTTTGTGTGAGCCACACATTTGCGGATATGTGACCGTGCCCTTACCCAAGAATCCCATTTTTTCCTTAAAGGTGTACACGATACAGTGACACCCTCTATAATAAACTACAAAACTGCTCGAGCAAGTTCTTGTAAAACTTTTAAACAAACTAACATAATTATATAGTTTATCAAATCTACCCCTCGGATTCTCAAAGCAGCACACTGCTGTGAGGCGAATCTCTATTAAGGCCAAAGTCATTAACATCTATAGACTAAGACAACAGCATGAAGAATTAGAGCAGGTGCAACATTAATTATCCCACAGTTTACCAGCCAGGTGTATTTACCGAAGCGTTTTACACTTTTGCCTGTGGTAAAGACAAACGACCACACCGCGTTCTGTTGGCATGTTATTTAACACAGAACTTACACACGGATAGAATTTATAATTatgatgtaatataatataatacaacagTTAGGGCACTGCTGGCTGGGGCGTATGAGAGAAGtgtaaagtgagaaaaaaatggtGGGTGGGGCTAACAAAAGgcacctgggggggggggccctaCATTGAACCACAGCAAGAACATCCTCCcaaaataattatcaacaatacatatgcatgtatgtgtgcacCACCAACGGACATTTACTGAATTCAAGACAtttgctgacattttccagaacgaAGAAAATGTATGTAAGAACGAAATGTCAGTCTTGCCCGGACACTTTCAAGAACTTCCTGGAAATGTCATGCTTTTCCCACAGTGCTGTAACAGCCCAGGTGAGATGTGACTTCTTGTGTTTAAAAGGCTACATGCAGGAAGCTTTCCCTTTGCATTAAAGACATAAATAGATGATTTGTCTCTGCAGTCTGTGCAACTGCTGAGTCATGTACACACCTCTTCAAAGGTCAGTGATACTAATTAGAAACATGAAATTGCACTTTTAATTTGAGCCATACCTAGGGTTGATTTATAGTATAGCGTATACAATTAAATGTTCTTATGTTCTtatatgttctttgctcatttttaactcatttctttttaaaatttcagttTCAGATCCCTCGTCAGCTGCTGAATGACTGAGGCGTGAAATTCAAACACCTGCAATATGGCTCAATATGGTTGCTAAGCATATCGAGCGTCTAGAAGAGAAATGGCTTTAGAAATACAGACAACAGTCTTCTCTCCATTAATAAGCCACCAGTGGACTAATTATACACACacgtgtgtgcacacacacacacacacacacacacacgtgcacatcaCAGCAGAGATCAATAGAAAAACACATGTCTCCgagtttctctctgaaatgaaaagaaatttgaatcatttgtcatcatcagCACCTCCAGATGCAATTTACTTATCATGTTTCTGGACATGCAGTATCAGACCAGTGTGACTGTGAATTTGCATTATGAGTAATGCTTCAATATCTCCACTTCACGTCAGAGTCCGAACCAGCAGGCAAATTTGATTTCAGATATCGGGATGAAAATAGCTGTCCATTCTCCAGTGTTTCCAGGGATGGGCCCGGGTCTGTTCCGTCACATTTTACAGATAATTTCATGTGATGAAATGAGAGATGCAAATTTGTTTGTGATTTCATGCATGAATCAGATTTATGGCTGCTGTCTGGGGCCTCGTAGGTCTCTCAACACATCAGCTCCCATCCGTCGTGTGATAAATCCCTTGAATTAGCGCCTCCATTAAGTCACTCAGCAGCTATTAGGTGCATGAGAGGAGCCTGAGCATCATCTCCTGTAGCCTTCACTCCACCGAGCTCTTACATTCCCACACTCACTGCCACTTAAATCAGTTTACACATGAGAACACCTTTGCCCTATTTGTGCTATAACATCCT
The Paralichthys olivaceus isolate ysfri-2021 chromosome 11, ASM2471397v2, whole genome shotgun sequence genome window above contains:
- the siae gene encoding sialate O-acetylesterase; translation: MTCLLSVVLTLCVVLTPSASVDSCDECLRFASYYGDHMVLQKSPERAVLWGYGPDGGIVTVSLSGPVIQKTSPVPVIEGVWQVTMNPVDAGGPYNVTAATEGSEATLTDVLFGDVWLCGGQSNMFFETYKIFNASDELALAPNYSQVRPFKVAFSKSLTELKDVKYVKLPWTVPTADIVADFSALCWLFGHYMHDILKYPIGLVESCWSGTHIEMWSSARALQQCGLTQSTDAIIPSMTDSVLWNSMIHPLLNMTIKGAIWYQGESNTGHNQDEYNCSFPAMIDDWRMAFHQGSGGQTAADFPFGFVQLSTAVKTSVSDSIPNIRWHQTADRGVVPNSRMPRVFMAVAMDLPDEFSPYYTIHPRYKRDIAYRLSLGARAVAYNETDVHFLGPFPNQTLCSGRHVNITYDQVVSVTASNEVFEICCSAPCGPKSLWVPAPIMDWGPTTVQLSASSCPPTKEADAVRYAWRDWPCDFKACPIYSANGVLPGPPFISDCYQGSNLQTINPRRCRRC